Proteins encoded in a region of the Streptomyces akebiae genome:
- a CDS encoding GNAT family N-acetyltransferase gives MLRGAKVGLRARHEDDNPILRAELYNDVVNASRAEGRPWRPVGPDSKDARLVVDDEEQGRVPFSVVEPADGTLVGIAALWGIDNHNRTAHIGLGLLPASRGKGYGTDVVAVLCHYGFVVRGLHRLQIETLSDNFAMLGAAERNGFVREGVLRSSAWVMGEFLDEVLLGLLAQDWKPDATGQE, from the coding sequence ATGCTGAGAGGTGCCAAGGTCGGGCTCAGGGCCCGGCACGAGGACGACAATCCGATTCTGCGGGCCGAGCTCTACAACGACGTGGTCAACGCCTCGCGGGCCGAAGGCAGGCCATGGCGCCCGGTCGGGCCCGACTCGAAGGACGCGCGGCTCGTGGTGGACGACGAGGAGCAGGGACGCGTCCCGTTCTCCGTGGTGGAGCCGGCCGACGGGACGCTGGTCGGCATCGCGGCCCTGTGGGGCATCGACAACCACAACCGGACCGCGCACATCGGGCTGGGGCTGCTGCCCGCCTCCCGGGGCAAGGGCTACGGCACGGACGTGGTCGCGGTGCTGTGCCACTACGGTTTCGTCGTGCGCGGCCTGCACCGGCTGCAGATCGAGACGCTGTCGGACAACTTTGCGATGCTGGGCGCCGCCGAGCGCAACGGCTTCGTCCGCGAAGGCGTGCTGCGCTCCTCGGCCTGGGTGATGGGCGAGTTCCTGGACGAGGTACTGCTGGGGCTCCTCGCCCAGGACTGGAAGCCGGACGCGACGGGCCAGGAGTAG
- a CDS encoding group III truncated hemoglobin encodes MSGTRHLPDIRDRQDVERLVGAFYDEVLDDPLIGRLFTEVARVDMATHLPVMADFWESALLSPGVYRRNALRAHRALHAESPLRAEHFDRWLELWSAVVRRRHAGPVSERAIVKAHAVARALLHNTAGDGRPRPEPGPVLVTIEPSVGRGRADPARQRPESVG; translated from the coding sequence GTGAGCGGGACGCGACACCTGCCCGACATCCGCGACCGCCAGGACGTGGAGCGACTGGTCGGCGCGTTCTACGACGAGGTCCTCGACGATCCGCTCATCGGCCGGCTCTTCACGGAAGTGGCACGTGTCGACATGGCCACCCATCTCCCCGTGATGGCCGACTTCTGGGAGAGCGCCCTGCTCTCCCCGGGCGTCTACCGCCGCAACGCCCTCCGCGCACACCGCGCCCTGCACGCCGAAAGTCCGCTGCGCGCCGAACACTTCGACCGCTGGCTGGAGTTGTGGTCGGCGGTGGTACGTCGACGGCACGCGGGGCCGGTGTCCGAGCGTGCGATCGTCAAGGCCCACGCCGTGGCCCGCGCCCTGCTGCACAACACCGCGGGCGACGGGCGGCCCCGCCCGGAGCCCGGCCCCGTCCTCGTGACCATCGAGCCGTCGGTCGGCCGCGGACGGGCGGACCCGGCGCGGCAGCGGCCGGAAAGCGTGGGGTGA
- a CDS encoding globin domain-containing protein, whose translation MLSAQSAPVVRATLPVVGASLTTITEVFYRRLFEERPELLRHLFNRTNQASGAQREALAGAVAAFAGLLVERPDERPDAVLARIAHKHVSLGVTADQYPLVGRHLLAAVGEVLGDAVTPEVGAAWDEVYWLMANALIAIEARLYAEAGVADGEVWQPMEIAERRQETADAVSLVLRRPDGRPTPAFRPGQYVSVRVELPDGARQIRQYSLSTAPDHKTWRITVKRERAADGTVPDGEVSSWLHTHAEVGGILDVSLPAGDLVLPEGDTPLLLASAGIGITPMLSMLDHLALTSSSRPVTVVHADRSPLDHVHRDEQADLVSRLPRADLHLWYEHDAHRSPGTNVFTGRATLDHLDPDPGTTAYLCGPLPFMRAVRGELLAKGLRPAALHYEVFGPDLWLAK comes from the coding sequence ATGCTTTCCGCGCAGTCGGCCCCCGTCGTACGCGCGACGCTTCCCGTGGTGGGAGCCTCGCTGACCACGATCACCGAAGTGTTCTACCGGCGGCTGTTCGAGGAACGTCCGGAGCTGCTGCGGCACCTCTTCAACCGCACCAACCAGGCCTCCGGCGCCCAGCGCGAGGCCCTGGCCGGTGCCGTGGCGGCCTTCGCGGGCCTCCTGGTCGAGCGGCCCGACGAACGCCCGGACGCCGTCCTCGCGCGCATCGCCCACAAGCACGTCTCGCTCGGTGTCACCGCGGACCAGTACCCCTTGGTGGGACGTCACCTGCTCGCGGCGGTCGGCGAGGTCCTCGGTGATGCCGTGACCCCCGAGGTCGGTGCCGCCTGGGACGAGGTCTACTGGCTGATGGCCAACGCCCTGATCGCCATCGAGGCCCGTCTGTACGCCGAGGCCGGTGTGGCCGACGGTGAGGTGTGGCAGCCCATGGAGATCGCCGAGCGCCGACAGGAGACCGCCGACGCCGTGTCCCTGGTCCTGCGCCGGCCGGACGGGCGTCCGACGCCCGCGTTCCGACCCGGTCAGTACGTCAGTGTCCGCGTGGAGCTGCCCGACGGAGCCCGCCAGATCCGCCAGTACAGCCTGTCCACCGCCCCCGACCACAAGACCTGGCGCATCACGGTCAAGCGCGAGAGGGCCGCCGACGGCACCGTGCCCGACGGCGAGGTCTCGTCCTGGCTGCACACCCACGCCGAGGTGGGCGGCATCCTGGATGTCTCGCTGCCCGCCGGCGATCTCGTACTGCCGGAGGGCGACACCCCTCTCCTCCTCGCCTCCGCCGGCATCGGCATCACCCCGATGCTGTCGATGCTCGACCATCTCGCCCTCACCTCCTCCTCGCGCCCCGTCACCGTCGTGCACGCCGACCGCTCCCCGCTCGACCATGTGCACCGTGACGAGCAGGCGGACCTCGTCAGCCGTCTGCCCCGTGCCGACCTTCACCTGTGGTACGAGCACGACGCCCACCGCTCCCCCGGCACCAACGTCTTCACCGGCCGCGCCACGCTCGACCACCTCGACCCGGACCCCGGGACCACCGCCTACCTCTGCGGGCCGCTGCCCTTCATGCGCGCGGTACGGGGCGAGCTGCTGGCCAAGGGGCTGCGCCCCGCCGCCCTTCACTACGAGGTGTTCGGCCCCGACCTCTGGCTCGCAAAGTGA
- a CDS encoding RrF2 family transcriptional regulator, translating to MRLTRYTDLALRAVMRLAVVDSEDLLTTRQIADSMNVPYTHMAKAIAQLQHLGVIEARRGRNGGLTLTDAGRSTQVGDLVRTLEGDREAVVCEGDTPCPLAGACRLRRALRQAQEAFYSSLNGVTVADLVTSPTGPVLLALGAPPG from the coding sequence GTGAGGCTGACCAGATACACGGATCTCGCACTTCGGGCAGTGATGCGCCTGGCCGTCGTGGACAGCGAGGATTTGCTGACCACACGTCAGATCGCCGACTCCATGAACGTCCCCTACACGCACATGGCGAAAGCCATCGCACAGTTGCAGCACCTGGGGGTGATCGAGGCGCGGCGCGGCCGCAACGGCGGGCTGACACTCACCGACGCGGGGCGAAGCACTCAAGTGGGGGATCTGGTCCGGACGTTGGAGGGCGACCGCGAAGCCGTGGTGTGCGAGGGCGACACCCCGTGCCCGCTCGCGGGCGCCTGCCGACTGCGACGGGCACTGCGGCAGGCACAGGAGGCCTTCTACTCCTCGCTGAACGGTGTGACCGTGGCCGATCTGGTGACGTCACCGACGGGACCGGTCCTGCTGGCGCTCGGCGCTCCCCCTGGCTGA
- a CDS encoding BtrH N-terminal domain-containing protein gives MTTVEGIDARGTHHCETTTLGVLLRHQGVDLSEPMLFGLGSGLSFIYWDSKNMGFPFLGGRVKPFDLTRNLADGLGLELVVKETGSPRRAWENVRAPLDAGHPVGLQLDSYHLEYFSSKVHFGGHVVALYGYDDRDAHLVDTDQQGGAVSTSLTSLAEARAARGPMSARHRSFTLTAPPGGTPALADRVVPAITACADAFLHPPIANLGHRGIEKAGKLVPTWFRRTDDPRRDLPQAALLMEKAGTGGALFRNLYRDFLAECAELLDSGHVRAGYTLYAEAATLWTEVAALIERAGTSGEEECLRRAGTVLGELSRIEREAMRELSRLEP, from the coding sequence ATGACGACAGTGGAAGGCATCGACGCTCGCGGTACGCACCACTGCGAGACGACGACCCTGGGGGTGCTGCTGCGGCACCAAGGGGTCGACCTGTCCGAGCCCATGCTCTTCGGCCTCGGCTCCGGCCTGTCCTTCATCTACTGGGACAGCAAGAACATGGGTTTCCCGTTCCTCGGCGGGCGGGTCAAGCCGTTCGACCTCACCAGGAACCTGGCCGACGGGCTCGGTCTGGAACTGGTGGTCAAGGAGACCGGCTCGCCCCGCAGGGCGTGGGAGAACGTGCGGGCACCCCTCGACGCCGGCCACCCGGTCGGACTGCAGCTCGACAGCTACCACTTGGAGTACTTCTCCTCGAAGGTGCACTTCGGCGGCCATGTGGTCGCGCTGTACGGCTACGACGACCGCGACGCCCACCTGGTGGACACCGACCAGCAGGGCGGAGCTGTGTCCACCAGCCTGACGAGCCTCGCCGAGGCCCGGGCCGCGCGTGGCCCGATGAGCGCCAGGCACCGCTCGTTCACCCTCACCGCACCGCCGGGAGGCACACCAGCCCTGGCGGACCGGGTCGTTCCGGCCATCACCGCCTGCGCCGACGCCTTCCTCCACCCGCCCATCGCCAACCTGGGGCACCGGGGCATCGAGAAGGCCGGCAAACTCGTACCGACCTGGTTTCGGCGTACCGACGATCCGCGACGGGATCTGCCGCAGGCCGCGCTCCTGATGGAGAAGGCAGGCACCGGCGGCGCCCTGTTCCGCAATCTCTACCGTGACTTCCTGGCCGAGTGCGCCGAACTCCTCGACAGCGGCCACGTCCGCGCGGGATACACGCTGTACGCCGAGGCAGCCACCCTCTGGACGGAGGTGGCGGCGCTGATCGAGAGGGCCGGCACGTCGGGCGAGGAGGAGTGCCTGCGACGAGCGGGCACGGTTCTCGGCGAGCTCTCACGCATCGAGCGCGAGGCCATGCGGGAACTGAGCCGACTGGAGCCGTAG
- a CDS encoding nucleoside deaminase has protein sequence MDADRRQFLGRWGAVVTGAAAPVTLPRPLLQESHARPVDPIARSEHERFMELAIEQARRNPEWPFGAVIVDSRTGEVLGSGVNEEADSPLLHGEVVAMNDYVRRQGNQGWSGTTLYTTGEPCSMCMSALAWADVRRVVWASSIDAIRRTDVIQIALSARQVAAAARSFYTPELLLGGVLSGRTDRLFREARRLRQDMAATPEETSRRGTEGRQPV, from the coding sequence ATGGATGCGGACAGGCGGCAGTTTCTCGGCAGGTGGGGAGCCGTGGTGACAGGAGCCGCGGCGCCCGTCACCCTCCCCCGGCCCCTGCTCCAGGAGAGCCACGCCCGACCTGTCGACCCGATCGCCCGTAGCGAGCACGAGCGGTTCATGGAGCTCGCCATCGAGCAGGCACGCCGGAACCCCGAGTGGCCGTTCGGCGCCGTGATCGTCGACAGCCGCACCGGCGAGGTGCTGGGGAGCGGGGTCAACGAAGAGGCGGACAGCCCGCTGCTGCACGGCGAGGTGGTCGCCATGAACGACTACGTACGGCGGCAGGGCAACCAGGGCTGGTCCGGGACCACGCTGTACACGACGGGTGAGCCCTGCTCGATGTGCATGAGCGCGCTGGCGTGGGCGGATGTGCGGCGCGTCGTCTGGGCGAGCTCCATCGACGCGATCCGCCGTACCGACGTCATCCAGATCGCCCTGTCCGCACGGCAGGTGGCCGCCGCCGCACGGTCCTTCTACACCCCCGAGCTGCTCCTCGGCGGCGTCCTGTCCGGCCGGACCGACCGCCTCTTCCGGGAGGCCCGACGGCTGCGCCAGGACATGGCCGCCACCCCCGAGGAGACCTCGCGGCGGGGGACCGAGGGCCGGCAGCCGGTCTGA
- a CDS encoding SDR family oxidoreductase yields MDDSPLKDRTVVVTGAARGIGAALAHRLARRGARLALLDHDGPAVEATAAALPGTTLALRVDVTDGAALDEAAAIVRGRLGPPSVVVANAGIAEGGPFARSDPATWRRVIDVNLIGSAQTARTFLPDLVRTAGYHLQIASLASIGAAPMMSAYCASKAGVEAFAHTLRAETAHHGVAVGIAYLGWTDTELIRDADRYTAVREIRAHMPPPARHVQPVETVATRLTHAVERRSTAVYIPRWLRLTQVTRAAIPPLVLRATRRALPRLESEDPLRPTGLLGPGGHSSARS; encoded by the coding sequence GTGGACGACAGCCCACTCAAGGACCGGACCGTCGTGGTGACCGGGGCGGCACGCGGCATCGGAGCGGCGCTGGCCCACCGGCTCGCCCGCCGGGGCGCCCGCCTGGCCCTCCTCGACCATGACGGACCGGCAGTGGAGGCGACCGCCGCCGCCCTCCCCGGCACGACGCTCGCGCTGCGGGTCGATGTCACCGACGGTGCGGCTCTCGACGAGGCCGCCGCGATCGTCCGCGGGCGCCTCGGCCCGCCCTCGGTCGTCGTCGCCAACGCGGGAATCGCCGAAGGCGGCCCCTTCGCCCGGTCGGACCCCGCCACCTGGCGCCGGGTGATCGACGTCAACCTGATCGGCAGCGCCCAGACGGCCCGGACGTTCCTGCCGGACCTGGTACGGACCGCCGGCTACCACCTGCAGATCGCCTCCCTCGCGTCCATCGGCGCCGCGCCCATGATGAGCGCGTACTGCGCCTCCAAGGCCGGGGTCGAGGCGTTCGCCCACACCCTGCGCGCCGAGACGGCACACCACGGTGTGGCCGTCGGCATCGCCTACCTCGGCTGGACCGACACGGAACTGATCCGCGACGCCGACCGGTACACGGCCGTGCGGGAGATCCGCGCTCACATGCCGCCTCCCGCCCGGCACGTCCAGCCCGTCGAGACCGTGGCGACCCGCCTGACGCACGCGGTCGAACGGCGCAGCACCGCCGTCTACATCCCCCGCTGGCTCCGCCTGACCCAGGTGACCCGGGCCGCGATCCCACCCCTCGTCCTCCGCGCGACCCGCCGCGCCCTCCCCCGCCTCGAATCCGAAGACCCCCTGCGCCCCACGGGCCTCCTCGGCCCCGGCGGACACTCCAGCGCAAGGTCCTGA
- a CDS encoding phytoene desaturase family protein gives MPDAVVIGAGPNGLVAANLLADAGWSVEVLEEQPEPGGAVRHDREVDPAFVSDLFSSFYPLAAASPVLARLRLNEHGLRWSHAPHVLAHPLGDDRCAVLSRDIDVTAESLDAFHPGDGDAWRRLHATWERLGPDIVDALFTPFPPLRATARLAVRLKAAGGLRMARTLVTPVRRMGDEEFRGEGGRLLLAGNAQHADLAPEAAGSGGYGWLLCMLGQTYGFPVPAGGAGALTAALVGRLRARGGSLRCGQRVRRVLVRDGRAAGVLTAEGETVTARNAVLADVSAPALYGELVGPEHLPSQVLADLRRFQWDFATFKVDWACDGPVPWRAEAAARAGTVHLADGVDELTRCAAQIAMGQVPDRPFALFGQMTTADPSRSAPGTEAAWAYTHVPHVIKSDAGDEGLTGAWNRTEQELMADRVERQVERFAPGFRSRVRARRVLAPPTLQSLDRNLYGGALNGGTAALHQQLVFRPAPGTGRPETPVDGLYLASASAHPGGGVHGAPGANAARAALRRHRLPGLTRAQRVLAHRDRTGRKPGLRR, from the coding sequence ATGCCTGACGCCGTCGTCATCGGGGCGGGCCCCAACGGGCTGGTGGCCGCCAATCTGCTGGCCGATGCCGGCTGGAGCGTCGAGGTCCTGGAGGAACAGCCCGAGCCCGGCGGCGCGGTGCGCCACGACCGGGAGGTCGACCCCGCCTTCGTCAGCGACCTCTTCAGCTCCTTCTACCCCCTCGCCGCCGCGTCACCGGTCCTCGCACGCCTGCGTCTGAACGAGCACGGTCTGCGCTGGAGCCACGCCCCGCACGTCCTGGCCCACCCCCTCGGCGACGACAGGTGCGCGGTGCTCTCCCGCGACATCGACGTCACCGCCGAATCCCTCGACGCCTTCCACCCGGGCGACGGGGACGCCTGGAGACGCCTGCACGCGACCTGGGAGCGCCTCGGACCCGACATCGTGGACGCGCTGTTCACCCCCTTCCCGCCACTGCGCGCCACGGCCCGCCTCGCCGTCCGGCTGAAAGCGGCCGGGGGCCTGCGGATGGCGCGCACCCTGGTGACACCGGTGCGCCGGATGGGCGACGAGGAGTTCCGCGGGGAGGGCGGCAGGCTTCTGCTGGCCGGGAACGCCCAGCACGCCGACCTCGCGCCGGAGGCCGCGGGCAGCGGTGGCTACGGCTGGCTCCTGTGCATGCTCGGACAGACGTACGGCTTCCCCGTGCCGGCCGGCGGCGCCGGAGCCCTGACAGCGGCCCTCGTGGGCCGGTTGCGGGCGCGCGGCGGCAGCCTCCGGTGCGGGCAGCGCGTCCGCCGGGTCCTGGTGCGCGACGGACGGGCCGCCGGAGTGCTCACCGCCGAGGGCGAGACCGTGACCGCCCGCAACGCCGTCCTCGCGGACGTGTCCGCACCGGCCCTCTACGGCGAACTCGTCGGCCCGGAACACCTTCCCTCCCAGGTGCTGGCCGACCTCAGGCGCTTCCAGTGGGACTTCGCCACGTTCAAGGTCGACTGGGCCTGTGACGGGCCGGTGCCCTGGCGGGCCGAGGCGGCGGCGAGGGCCGGAACCGTCCACCTGGCCGACGGGGTCGACGAACTCACCCGCTGTGCCGCCCAGATCGCCATGGGCCAGGTACCCGACCGTCCCTTCGCCCTGTTCGGGCAGATGACGACCGCGGACCCCTCCCGCTCGGCCCCGGGCACCGAAGCCGCCTGGGCCTACACGCACGTGCCGCACGTCATCAAGTCCGACGCGGGCGACGAGGGACTCACGGGCGCGTGGAACCGTACGGAACAGGAGCTGATGGCCGATCGCGTCGAACGCCAGGTCGAGCGCTTCGCGCCCGGTTTCCGCTCCCGCGTCCGCGCCCGGCGGGTGCTGGCCCCGCCCACCCTCCAGTCCCTCGACCGCAACCTCTACGGCGGCGCCCTCAACGGCGGCACCGCCGCCCTGCACCAGCAGCTCGTCTTCCGGCCCGCCCCCGGCACCGGCCGCCCCGAGACCCCGGTGGACGGTCTCTACCTCGCCTCCGCCTCCGCCCATCCCGGCGGCGGGGTCCACGGCGCCCCCGGCGCCAACGCGGCCCGAGCCGCACTGCGCCGGCACCGGCTGCCCGGCCTGACCCGCGCCCAACGCGTCCTCGCCCACCGGGACCGCACCGGTCGAAAACCCGGGCTCCGCCGCTGA
- a CDS encoding SRPBCC family protein, giving the protein MAVRHRLIKVSPQAVWDVLADGSRYAEWVVGTSAAEPVRGQWPQVGSAIAYEIRVGPVRLSNETVVRYCDEASELGLEARAGVLGTARISLLLRPWGPYCLVIADEHPLQGVGGKLHNVGVEAVIQLRHRTMLARLARLCEAQGAPERETRDEAGAERPAGPRGLHRTAAHGGHA; this is encoded by the coding sequence ATGGCGGTTCGGCATCGTCTGATCAAGGTGAGTCCGCAGGCTGTGTGGGACGTGCTCGCGGACGGCAGCCGGTACGCGGAGTGGGTGGTGGGGACCTCAGCCGCCGAGCCGGTGCGGGGGCAGTGGCCGCAGGTCGGTTCGGCGATCGCCTACGAGATCCGGGTGGGCCCCGTGCGCCTCTCCAACGAGACGGTCGTCCGGTACTGCGACGAGGCCTCCGAGCTGGGTCTGGAGGCCCGGGCAGGCGTGCTGGGGACGGCACGGATCTCCTTGCTGCTGCGCCCCTGGGGACCGTACTGCCTGGTGATCGCGGACGAGCACCCCTTGCAGGGAGTGGGCGGCAAGCTGCACAACGTGGGCGTGGAGGCGGTGATCCAACTGCGGCACCGCACGATGCTCGCGCGCCTGGCCCGGCTCTGCGAGGCCCAGGGCGCGCCCGAGCGGGAGACCCGGGACGAGGCCGGGGCTGAACGGCCCGCGGGCCCGCGCGGGCTGCACAGGACCGCGGCGCACGGCGGCCATGCCTGA
- a CDS encoding eCIS core domain-containing protein — MPLRTSSNRATAVWQGISRVGHGRGLSARTRRSDKAGDDRKENRGSAVTAAAPARQHPDLSSPQGLLALQNATGNAAVVQLLRRAGHSWAQEEHRHSADCGHRGAAEPTVRRSAVHDVLRAPGQPLDDATRTDMEARLGADFSDVRIHDDSAARASAAEVGARAYTSGSHVVIGDGGADKHTLAHELTHVIQQRQGPVAGTDNGGGPRVSDPSDRFEQAAEANARRVMSGPARPCSRRLAELEEKGHGRLKLYRTMFASEAIQIMEWKGKATATEEWLKTESKDGDGIAKRFREAVADGSGDVGVMPVSNHLGDAGRADAYFHDEEKQVMVEFTLKEGAHELLFHPQYMAISGDKRTPYHIRKTREEETGSTFPTAAGGEGKLPGFIGLKPEAKEPFSLSLGDSDITRLLFRLSWRM; from the coding sequence ATGCCCCTGCGGACCTCGTCGAACAGGGCGACGGCGGTATGGCAAGGAATTTCACGCGTTGGTCATGGGAGAGGGCTGTCAGCGCGGACACGCAGGAGCGACAAGGCAGGCGACGACAGGAAGGAGAACCGGGGCTCGGCCGTCACGGCGGCGGCACCCGCGCGACAGCACCCGGATCTGTCGTCGCCGCAAGGACTGCTCGCACTGCAGAACGCCACGGGCAACGCGGCGGTCGTCCAGCTGCTCCGCCGCGCCGGCCATTCCTGGGCCCAGGAGGAGCACCGGCACAGCGCCGACTGCGGGCACCGGGGCGCCGCAGAGCCCACCGTGCGGCGCTCGGCCGTCCATGACGTCCTGCGCGCGCCCGGCCAACCCCTCGACGACGCCACCCGTACGGACATGGAGGCTCGGCTCGGCGCCGACTTCTCGGACGTCCGCATCCACGACGACAGTGCGGCGAGGGCGTCCGCCGCCGAGGTCGGCGCCCGCGCCTACACCTCCGGCAGCCATGTGGTCATCGGGGACGGCGGCGCCGACAAGCACACGCTCGCCCATGAACTCACCCATGTCATCCAGCAGCGCCAGGGGCCGGTCGCCGGCACCGACAACGGCGGCGGACCGCGGGTCTCCGACCCGTCCGACCGGTTCGAGCAGGCCGCCGAGGCCAACGCGCGGCGGGTGATGTCCGGCCCTGCCCGGCCCTGCTCCAGGAGACTGGCCGAGCTGGAGGAAAAGGGACACGGCCGTCTGAAGCTCTACCGCACCATGTTCGCGAGCGAAGCCATCCAGATCATGGAATGGAAGGGAAAGGCCACGGCCACGGAGGAATGGCTGAAGACCGAGAGCAAGGACGGCGACGGGATCGCGAAGCGTTTCCGTGAGGCGGTGGCGGACGGCAGCGGAGACGTCGGAGTCATGCCCGTCAGCAACCACCTGGGTGACGCCGGTCGGGCGGACGCGTATTTCCATGACGAGGAAAAGCAGGTGATGGTCGAGTTCACGCTCAAGGAAGGCGCGCACGAACTCCTCTTCCACCCGCAATACATGGCGATATCCGGAGACAAGAGAACTCCCTATCACATCAGGAAGACCCGCGAGGAGGAAACGGGGAGCACCTTCCCGACGGCCGCGGGCGGTGAGGGAAAACTTCCCGGATTCATCGGACTCAAGCCCGAGGCCAAGGAGCCGTTCAGCCTCTCCCTCGGAGACAGCGACATCACACGCCTGCTCTTCCGACTGTCGTGGAGGATGTGA
- a CDS encoding amidohydrolase family protein — MGAMSDMPVREEAAGIRRFWEALSLPGLVDVHTHFMPERVLRKVWEYFDKLGPLTGGMEWPIAYRHEEAERAALLREFGVRAFTSMLYPHKPGMARWLNGWAADFAGRTPDCLHTATLYPEPGVEAYVREAVEAGARVLKAHVQVGAYDPADELLDPAWGLLADAGVPVVIHCGSGPAPGRHTGPEPIARVLARHPRLRLVVAHMGMPEYEEFLGLAERYGQVRLDTTMAFTDFSEGFMPFPRRALPRLAALGDRVVLGSDFPNIPYPYVHQLHALERLGLGEEWLRAVCHDNAAELFDL; from the coding sequence ATGGGCGCCATGAGTGACATGCCCGTGAGGGAGGAAGCTGCCGGGATCCGCCGCTTCTGGGAGGCGCTCTCCCTTCCCGGACTCGTCGACGTCCACACGCACTTCATGCCCGAGCGGGTCCTGCGCAAGGTGTGGGAGTACTTCGACAAGCTCGGACCGCTGACCGGTGGGATGGAGTGGCCGATCGCCTATCGGCACGAGGAGGCCGAACGGGCCGCCCTGCTGAGGGAGTTCGGTGTGCGGGCCTTCACCTCGATGCTGTACCCGCACAAGCCGGGCATGGCCCGGTGGCTGAACGGCTGGGCGGCCGACTTCGCCGGCCGCACCCCCGACTGTCTGCACACCGCGACCCTCTATCCGGAGCCGGGCGTCGAGGCGTACGTCCGGGAGGCCGTCGAGGCGGGGGCACGCGTTCTCAAGGCGCATGTGCAGGTGGGGGCGTACGACCCGGCCGACGAACTCCTCGATCCCGCCTGGGGATTGCTGGCCGATGCCGGGGTTCCCGTGGTGATCCACTGCGGTTCCGGGCCCGCCCCGGGCAGACACACCGGCCCCGAGCCGATCGCTCGGGTGCTGGCGCGGCACCCCCGGCTGCGACTGGTCGTCGCCCACATGGGAATGCCCGAGTACGAGGAGTTCCTCGGTCTCGCCGAGCGCTACGGGCAGGTGCGGCTGGACACCACGATGGCGTTCACCGACTTCAGTGAGGGGTTCATGCCGTTCCCCCGCCGGGCCCTGCCCCGGCTGGCCGCCCTCGGCGACCGTGTCGTCCTCGGCTCCGACTTCCCCAACATCCCCTACCCGTACGTGCACCAGCTCCACGCCCTGGAACGGCTGGGCCTCGGCGAGGAGTGGCTGCGGGCGGTGTGCCACGACAACGCGGCGGAGCTGTTCGATCTGTAG
- a CDS encoding ArsR/SmtB family transcription factor produces the protein MADDLFKALADPTRRVILDELTEKSGQTLFEICSRLSMKHQLGISRQAVSQHLAVLESAGLVETRREGRYKFHDLNTAPLRQIAERWQMTDTPGPRQEHTP, from the coding sequence GTGGCCGACGACCTGTTCAAAGCCCTGGCCGACCCCACGCGCCGGGTCATTCTCGACGAGCTCACCGAGAAGTCCGGGCAGACACTGTTCGAGATCTGTTCCCGACTGAGCATGAAGCATCAGCTCGGGATCTCGCGGCAGGCGGTCTCCCAGCACCTCGCCGTGCTGGAGTCCGCGGGGCTCGTCGAGACCAGACGGGAGGGCCGCTACAAGTTCCACGACCTCAACACGGCCCCACTGCGGCAGATAGCCGAGCGGTGGCAGATGACCGACACCCCCGGACCGCGGCAGGAGCACACCCCATGA
- a CDS encoding VOC family protein: MKIHLTSVFVDDQAKAEHFYTEILGFVKKHDVPVGEKDRWLTVVSPDEPHGTELLLEPTGHPAAKTYRDALVEDGIPLAQFAVDDVGAEYERLRGLGVRFVQEPLEMGPVTTAVFDDTCGNLIQIATEPQ; this comes from the coding sequence ATGAAGATCCATCTGACCAGTGTCTTCGTCGACGACCAGGCCAAGGCCGAGCACTTCTACACCGAGATCCTGGGCTTCGTGAAGAAGCACGACGTCCCGGTGGGCGAGAAGGACCGATGGCTGACCGTCGTCTCACCCGACGAGCCCCACGGCACCGAACTGCTCCTGGAACCCACCGGTCATCCGGCTGCCAAGACCTACCGGGACGCCCTTGTCGAGGACGGCATCCCGCTCGCCCAGTTCGCCGTGGACGACGTGGGCGCGGAGTACGAGCGTCTGCGCGGCCTCGGCGTGCGCTTCGTCCAGGAGCCCTTGGAGATGGGCCCCGTGACCACCGCCGTCTTCGACGACACCTGCGGCAACCTGATCCAGATCGCGACGGAGCCGCAGTAG